From Streptomyces sp. TLI_053, a single genomic window includes:
- a CDS encoding BTAD domain-containing putative transcriptional regulator → MFVRLLGPVELRTADGRSVEPAAAKRRATLALLALELGRTVPVGRFFELLWGDAPPARARAALQGHIAALRKLIAGSGLVLSTRPPGYRLDGPADAVDSLLFERLVADAAARSTPDGDEAAAGLLRRALSLWQGSAALADLPETDLRDALADRLRKDRTLALEAWADRLLRLGLGADAVPELDRAAEADPWNEALAARLVLCLQQSGRSWDALNTYHRTRRRLAADLGVGPGSALRSAVSGVLSEDGARRPAVGTAPAPVRLLGRPRPGTAPATAAPAATATAARAASTAATVRPATATATTPFASCKAAPRPADRGRPPVARPTPVSTSAGTPTTAKTAAPAPAPPARTPVAPPAPTRAQPVAAPDQLPRPASGFVGRIPELDWLSDRLRGSRAVGPDTVGPDAVDAPGIGTLAVLVGPAGTGKTATALRWAHDAAAGYPDGRLFADVNAFGPGRPAGPAAVLGRFLRALGVPESELPEDRPARAALYRSLSRNRRLLVVLDDVADAGDVTDLLPAGPGCATVITSRSTLADLVVTEGAALLRLGPLPAEDAGRLLEQLLGRPRVAAEPEAAARLAELCGGLPLALRIVAARLATRPAWAIADLLPELDDERTRLHALDTRGSNSLRAALDRTLRHLSGTAAHLLALLAVHPGRETDVPAAAALLGAGPDEARDALAALAAHHLLTEIAPGRYRRCDLVRLYGAELLDERHASEHATATAALADHYLATVAHGAALLQPAPGATAPTGPVGPPSRPGGRRAARPHLPTVRSILDWFQAEEPAVRGLVAAASESGDHDRAWRLAYRADGLYYSVGRRPDRLACLRTGLDAAGRTGDPAAVAAMEAVTARALSGRGRTVEAHRLARRAVDRSSGTDDAVRVQALTVLAVTTAAGGRPAEAVRLGERAIALAETHGHAEHAPYALSNTAGLYGLAGDPAQALRRAREARALLVEHPLAVFHLSAMINEAHALQLLGRHADAEEAWRQTVERCRFAGAVHLHAVAERHFADFLLATGRTPEAVGTLRAARGLYGRLGDTTVVGELDRRLAVLAG, encoded by the coding sequence GTGTTCGTTCGGCTGCTGGGCCCGGTGGAACTGCGGACCGCCGACGGCCGGTCCGTCGAGCCCGCCGCCGCCAAGCGGCGCGCCACGCTGGCCCTGCTGGCGCTCGAACTCGGCCGTACCGTCCCGGTCGGACGCTTCTTCGAACTGCTGTGGGGGGACGCGCCGCCGGCCCGGGCCCGGGCCGCGCTGCAGGGCCACATCGCCGCGCTGCGCAAGCTGATCGCCGGTTCGGGCCTCGTCCTCTCCACCCGTCCGCCGGGCTACCGGCTGGACGGCCCGGCGGACGCGGTGGACTCGCTGCTGTTCGAACGGCTGGTCGCCGACGCCGCCGCGCGGAGCACCCCGGACGGCGACGAGGCGGCGGCCGGACTGCTGCGCCGGGCGCTCTCCCTGTGGCAGGGGTCCGCCGCGCTCGCGGACCTGCCCGAGACCGACCTGCGGGACGCGCTCGCCGACCGGCTGCGCAAGGACCGGACCCTCGCGCTGGAAGCCTGGGCCGACCGTCTGCTGCGGCTCGGGCTGGGCGCGGACGCCGTGCCCGAGCTCGACCGCGCGGCGGAGGCCGATCCGTGGAACGAGGCGCTGGCCGCGCGGCTGGTGCTCTGCCTGCAGCAGTCCGGCCGTTCGTGGGACGCGCTGAACACCTATCACCGCACCCGCCGCAGGCTGGCCGCCGACCTCGGCGTCGGGCCGGGCAGCGCGCTGCGCTCGGCGGTGTCGGGGGTGCTGTCCGAGGACGGGGCACGGCGTCCGGCGGTGGGGACGGCACCGGCACCGGTCCGCCTCCTCGGCCGCCCCCGGCCCGGCACCGCACCGGCCACCGCCGCCCCGGCCGCCACGGCCACCGCCGCCCGGGCCGCTTCCACCGCCGCCACCGTCCGACCGGCGACGGCGACGGCGACGACGCCGTTCGCGAGCTGCAAGGCGGCCCCGCGCCCCGCCGACCGCGGACGCCCGCCCGTCGCCCGGCCCACGCCCGTGTCCACGTCCGCCGGGACCCCCACGACCGCCAAGACCGCCGCACCCGCCCCCGCACCCCCGGCCCGGACCCCGGTCGCACCCCCGGCTCCGACCCGTGCGCAGCCGGTCGCCGCTCCCGACCAACTCCCCCGCCCGGCCTCCGGTTTCGTCGGCCGGATCCCCGAACTCGACTGGCTCTCGGACCGGTTGCGCGGCTCTCGCGCCGTCGGCCCGGACACCGTCGGCCCGGACGCCGTCGACGCGCCCGGCATTGGCACGCTCGCCGTCCTGGTCGGCCCGGCCGGCACCGGCAAGACCGCGACCGCCCTGCGCTGGGCCCACGACGCGGCCGCCGGCTACCCCGACGGGCGGCTCTTCGCCGACGTCAACGCCTTCGGGCCGGGCCGCCCCGCCGGACCCGCCGCCGTGCTCGGCCGGTTCCTCCGCGCCCTGGGCGTGCCGGAGTCCGAACTGCCCGAGGACCGCCCGGCCCGCGCCGCCCTCTACCGCTCGCTCAGCCGGAACCGCCGCCTGCTGGTGGTGCTGGACGACGTCGCGGACGCCGGGGACGTCACCGATCTGCTGCCCGCCGGGCCCGGCTGCGCGACCGTGATCACCAGTCGCAGCACCCTGGCGGACCTCGTGGTCACCGAGGGCGCCGCCCTGCTGCGCCTCGGCCCGCTGCCCGCCGAGGACGCCGGGCGCCTGCTGGAGCAGCTGCTCGGCCGCCCCCGGGTGGCCGCCGAACCGGAGGCCGCCGCCCGGCTCGCCGAGCTCTGCGGCGGGCTGCCGCTCGCCCTGCGGATCGTCGCCGCCCGGCTCGCCACCCGCCCCGCCTGGGCGATCGCCGACCTGCTGCCGGAACTCGACGACGAGCGGACCAGGCTGCACGCCCTGGACACCCGGGGCAGCAACAGCCTCCGCGCCGCACTGGACCGCACGCTCCGCCACCTCAGCGGTACGGCGGCCCACCTGCTGGCCCTGCTCGCCGTCCACCCCGGCCGGGAGACCGACGTCCCCGCCGCGGCCGCACTGCTCGGCGCCGGCCCGGACGAGGCCCGGGACGCCCTGGCCGCCCTGGCCGCGCACCACCTGCTCACCGAGATCGCGCCCGGCCGCTACCGCCGCTGCGACCTGGTCCGGCTCTACGGGGCCGAACTCCTCGACGAGCGGCACGCGTCCGAGCACGCCACCGCCACCGCCGCACTGGCCGACCACTACCTGGCGACGGTGGCCCACGGCGCCGCCCTGCTCCAGCCCGCCCCGGGCGCCACCGCTCCCACCGGCCCCGTCGGCCCGCCGTCGAGGCCCGGCGGCCGACGTGCCGCCCGGCCGCACCTGCCCACCGTCCGCTCCATCCTGGACTGGTTCCAGGCCGAGGAGCCCGCCGTCCGGGGCCTGGTCGCCGCCGCCTCCGAGAGCGGCGACCACGACCGCGCGTGGCGGCTCGCCTACCGCGCCGACGGCCTCTACTACAGCGTCGGGCGCCGACCGGACCGGCTGGCCTGCCTGCGGACCGGGCTCGACGCGGCCGGCCGCACCGGAGACCCGGCCGCGGTGGCCGCGATGGAGGCCGTGACGGCCCGCGCCCTGAGCGGCCGGGGCCGGACGGTGGAGGCGCACCGGCTGGCCCGCCGGGCGGTCGACCGCAGTTCCGGCACCGACGACGCCGTCCGGGTGCAGGCGCTCACCGTGCTGGCCGTGACCACGGCGGCCGGCGGCCGGCCCGCCGAAGCGGTCCGGCTGGGCGAGCGGGCGATCGCGCTGGCCGAGACGCACGGCCACGCCGAGCACGCCCCCTACGCGCTCAGCAACACCGCCGGTCTGTACGGCCTGGCCGGTGATCCGGCCCAGGCGCTGCGCCGGGCCCGGGAGGCCAGGGCCCTGCTCGTCGAGCACCCGCTGGCCGTCTTCCACCTGTCCGCGATGATCAACGAGGCGCACGCCCTGCAACTGCTCGGCCGCCACGCCGACGCGGAGGAGGCCTGGCGGCAGACGGTGGAGCGCTGCCGGTTCGCCGGCGCCGTCCATCTGCACGCGGTCGCCGAACGCCACTTCGCCGACTTCCTGCTGGCGACCGGCCGCACCCCGGAGGCCGTCGGCACCCTGCGCGCGGCCCGCGGACTGTACGGGCGGCTCGGCGACACCACGGTCGTCGGCGAACTGGACCGGCGGCTGGCGGTGTTAGCCGGCTGA
- a CDS encoding class I SAM-dependent methyltransferase produces MNQDRIPGPVRRTYGADDLSQAASFAGGFINFGDWSGIRTTDPTTEDRIRSQENLYRRVLRTFPGPAESLRLGEVGCGRGLGAALALCEFRFAAVTGVDIHPDQIERARTVNAKALATFPDRLRYTLGSADDLPFADASLDGLYSVEAAQHFRELTGFAHEAARVLRPGGRLAVATFFSAEGPDAVERLSILLGSFANGLDVAHPLAGFTADLGAAGFAEVAAQSIGPDVWPGLDRYLEGTVPPGHWTRNFLPAWRDGLLDYYLLTATRG; encoded by the coding sequence ATGAACCAGGACCGCATCCCAGGACCGGTACGCCGGACCTACGGCGCCGACGACCTCTCGCAGGCCGCCTCCTTCGCGGGCGGATTCATCAACTTCGGCGACTGGAGCGGCATCCGCACCACCGACCCGACGACCGAGGACCGGATCCGCAGCCAGGAGAACCTCTACCGGCGGGTGCTGCGCACCTTCCCCGGGCCGGCCGAGTCGCTGCGGCTCGGCGAGGTGGGCTGCGGGCGCGGGCTGGGCGCGGCGCTCGCGCTCTGCGAGTTCCGCTTCGCCGCCGTCACCGGGGTCGACATCCACCCCGACCAGATCGAGCGCGCCCGCACCGTCAACGCCAAGGCGCTGGCGACCTTCCCGGACCGGCTCCGCTACACCCTGGGTTCCGCCGACGACCTGCCGTTCGCGGACGCCTCGCTGGACGGCCTGTACTCGGTCGAGGCGGCCCAGCACTTCCGTGAGCTGACCGGCTTCGCCCACGAGGCGGCCCGGGTGCTGCGCCCCGGCGGCCGGCTTGCGGTGGCCACCTTCTTCTCGGCCGAGGGGCCCGACGCGGTCGAGCGGCTGAGCATCCTGCTCGGCAGCTTCGCCAACGGCCTGGACGTCGCCCATCCGCTGGCGGGCTTCACGGCCGACCTCGGGGCGGCCGGCTTCGCCGAGGTCGCCGCCCAGTCCATCGGCCCGGACGTCTGGCCCGGCCTCGACCGCTATCTCGAGGGCACCGTCCCGCCCGGCCATTGGACCCGCAACTTCCTCCCCGCCTGGCGCGACGGCCTGCTCGACTACTACCTGCTCACCGCGACCCGCGGCTGA
- a CDS encoding DinB family protein has protein sequence MGTGTGTGTGTGTGVGAASGAGDGRIAPPLTGGERETLRAFLDFHRATLAMKCAGLTDEQLRLRSSPPSTLTLLGLVRHMAEVERTWFRRVIDGEDVPLVWSAEGDYQAAYDASGADRAEAFAAWEAEVEHARRIEREAPSLDVTGYQPRWQADVSLRLVMLHLIHEYARHNGHADFLREAIDGEVGA, from the coding sequence ATGGGTACGGGTACGGGTACGGGTACGGGTACGGGTACGGGTGTCGGCGCGGCGAGCGGCGCGGGGGACGGGCGGATCGCCCCGCCGCTGACCGGGGGCGAGCGCGAGACGCTGCGGGCGTTCCTGGACTTCCACCGGGCCACCCTGGCGATGAAGTGCGCCGGGCTGACGGACGAGCAGCTGCGGCTGCGGTCGAGTCCGCCGTCCACGCTGACCCTGCTCGGGCTGGTGCGCCACATGGCGGAGGTCGAGCGGACCTGGTTCCGGCGGGTGATCGACGGGGAGGACGTCCCGCTGGTGTGGTCCGCCGAGGGCGACTACCAGGCCGCCTACGACGCGAGCGGCGCGGACCGGGCCGAGGCCTTCGCGGCCTGGGAGGCGGAGGTGGAGCACGCCCGCCGGATCGAGCGGGAGGCGCCGTCGCTGGACGTCACCGGGTACCAGCCGCGCTGGCAGGCGGACGTCTCGCTGCGGCTGGTGATGCTGCACCTGATCCACGAGTACGCGCGGCACAACGGGCACGCGGACTTCCTGCGCGAGGCGATCGACGGGGAGGTCGGGGCCTGA
- a CDS encoding SDR family oxidoreductase has translation MNRTAQPALAARTAVVTGAASGMGEATARLLAAGGARVALLARRAERLDALAAAISADGGRALAVTADVTDQSSVDAAVRTVHDTWGPVDLVVNNAGVMLPNPLADGRIDEWTRMIDTNLTGALRIVRAFSADLVAAAAEGRAADLVNVSSIASHVLFPDYAVYGATKAALTQLSAALRTELGPRDVRVSAIEPGLTDTELGGHIDNPVLRQQLDGMFEAMPALTAQDIAELIAFTVTRPRHVNLRHLVALPTRQA, from the coding sequence ATGAACCGCACCGCCCAGCCCGCCCTCGCCGCCCGCACCGCCGTCGTCACCGGGGCCGCCAGTGGCATGGGCGAGGCCACCGCCCGGCTGCTCGCCGCCGGCGGGGCCCGGGTCGCCCTGCTGGCCCGCCGCGCCGAGCGGCTGGACGCCCTCGCCGCCGCGATCAGCGCGGACGGCGGCCGGGCCCTCGCCGTCACCGCCGACGTCACCGACCAGTCCTCGGTGGACGCCGCCGTCCGGACCGTGCACGACACCTGGGGCCCGGTCGACCTGGTGGTCAACAACGCCGGGGTGATGCTGCCCAATCCGCTCGCGGACGGGCGGATCGACGAGTGGACCCGGATGATCGACACCAATCTGACCGGCGCGCTGCGGATCGTCCGCGCCTTCTCCGCCGACCTCGTCGCGGCCGCCGCCGAGGGCCGCGCCGCCGACCTGGTCAACGTCTCCTCCATCGCCTCCCACGTGCTGTTCCCCGACTACGCCGTGTACGGGGCCACCAAGGCGGCGCTCACCCAGCTCTCCGCCGCGCTGCGCACCGAACTCGGCCCCCGGGACGTGCGGGTCTCCGCGATCGAGCCCGGGCTCACCGACACCGAACTCGGCGGCCACATCGACAACCCGGTGCTGCGGCAGCAGCTCGACGGCATGTTCGAGGCGATGCCCGCGCTGACCGCGCAGGACATCGCCGAGCTGATCGCCTTCACCGTCACCCGTCCGCGCCATGTGAACCTCCGCCACCTGGTCGCCCTGCCGACCCGGCAGGCCTGA